From Tripterygium wilfordii isolate XIE 37 chromosome 13, ASM1340144v1, whole genome shotgun sequence, the proteins below share one genomic window:
- the LOC120012173 gene encoding acyl carrier protein 1, chloroplastic-like gives MALVTGASVAMSSLSLKPTQARGNRISSVNVVSLAFGGGSCPSLTMKPASYRFKQSCAAKPETVDKVCAIVRKQLAIAEDAELTGESKFAALGADSLDTVEIVMALEEAFDVTVEEDSAQQITNVLEAADLIEDMIQKKA, from the exons ATGGCATTAGTCACAGGAGCTTCAGTTGCCATGTCTTCTCTCTCCTTGAAGCCTACCCAG GCACGTGGCAACAGGATCTCTAGTGTGAATGTAGTTTCACTTGCTTTCGGTGGAGGAAGCTGTCCGTCTCTCACAATGAAGCCTGCATCATATCGCTTCAAACAGTCCTGTGCA GCTAAACCAGAGACAGTGGACAAGGTGTGTGCAATAGTGAGGAAGCAGTTGGCTATTGCAGAGGATGCCGAACTCACTGGAGAGTCAAAGTTTGCTGCACTTGGGGCTGATTCTCTGGATACG GTTGAGATTGTGATGGCACTTGAGGAGGCATTTGATGTCACTGTCGAAGAAGATAGCGCGCAGCAGATCACCAATGTGCTGGAGGCGGCAGATCTGATCGAGGACATGATCCAGAAGAAGGCCTAA